Part of the Limihaloglobus sulfuriphilus genome is shown below.
AAACATTGTGTCGCCGGTAACGGGTTCTGCGCCGGCGTTTACAGCATCCTGTAAAAGCTTTGTATGTTTGGGGTTATAGACCGTGTCAAAAACGGTTGCGTTTTTGGGTATCAGCTCTTTTGCCAGGGGAGTGCCGTTTATATTCGGATCCATGCCCAGGCTCGTGCAGTTTACTATGAGTGTTATCCTTTTAAGCGTTTCTTTCGATAACTTATCTGCCGGTATGTATTTACATTTAAAAATCCCTGCAAGCTGAGCCGCTTTTTCCTCAGTTCGGTTGCATATCGTAACTTCTGTTCCCAGCTCTGTTAACGCAGCGGCGACCGCCCGCGCCACGCCGCCGGCGCCGAGTATCAGCGTTTTGCATTTTTTAAGCTCGTCTCTGCTTTGAATCCGCGAACTTGACTCAATCGCCTGCAATGCTCCCCGGCAGTCTGTATTATATCCGGAATATCTGCCGCGATTAAGCAATAAAGTATTTACTGCCCCGACTTTGTCTGCAAGTTTGTCGATGTCATAACCTCTGCTGCTAAGGTAGTTATAAGCGGTCATCTTGTGCGGGAGGGTAACGCTGAAGCCGCGAAAGCCTAAATACGGCCTTTGGGCGATGCTGTCGAGGAAAGTCTCGAGCTTATCTTCGCCGGCGTGGACGTGCAGAGGCAGATAAACACTGTTGCAATGTTTGGTTATGAAAAGTTCGTTGTGTATCAGGGGGCTTTTTGAGTGCGCCACCGGGTCGGCGATTATTCCAAACAGGGCGGTTTCGCTGTTCTGTGAGTTTATTCTATATAGATTGCGGGCTGTGTAGAGCTCTATCTGGCCGTCGGCGCTTTCGAGGCCTTTTTCAAGTGATGCGAATGTTAGAAATGAGCCGAGCTTTCCCGCCGCGAGACGCACCCACTGGCCGGCAGAGCCCATGCATAGACCAATGATGTCTTTGTTGGAACTGTGAAGCAAATCCGCCATGGCAAACGTATCATTTATATGGTTTGCGGTATAGACGAGTTTGGGGATGCAGTTTGGAGCGGCTTCAATTATCTGGTCATGGAGCTTTTGAAGATTGTTAAAAGGTGCGGCGAAGCTGTGAGCGGAGATTATCAGCCGCGTGCCGGTGTTCTGAAGTACCTTTTCCAGTGGGTCGGCAAAACCCAGCTCTGAATATGATGCAAACTCGCAATCAATGTAATCTGCGCCGGCGTTAACAGCCCCAAGCAGCATTTCGAGGCGATTATTATCCGGAATGTTGTTCTTGCCGCCCTCATCTGCCTTGCGGCAGGTAACAAGTGACGCGGCGGACGAATCCTTTATAATAAGGATAAGTTTTTTAAGTTCCCCCGCAGATATATCCTTTATATAGTCGGCACGTATTTCTATGATATCAGCGCCGTTTTTTATGGATTTATCTATCGAAGCGGCCGCATCAGAGCAGTTGTTTGCTGTTACCGGGACAGTAAGGTATGCCATAAATGCCTTCTTTCAATTCATTTACCTGTTATCAGAAGCGAAGCTGGGGAACCTGGATTCGAACCAAGACTAACTGATCCAGAGTCAGTTGTGCTGCCGTTACACTATTCCCCAATAGTGCTGGTCGTGCCAACAGAGGGATAAACATACTAATTTATATGCCCTTTGCAAGTATTTTTTTCAGAAAAAGGGCGTTTCAATTCCTGTCGGTGCATTTTGTTCCGAAGAGGCGGTATATTTTGTTCCAATGGTACATTTTGTTCCACTGTGCGTGTAAATCTCTTGTTTGTATGACGTTACGTTTAGAGGTCTTTCTGAAGAGGTTTTTGTTGGTACATTTTGTGCCATTCGAGCCGTTGTATGCCAAAATAGAGCTCGGATTGTTTTGTTTTTGTAAAGTCTTGTTGAATCGCTACTTAAAAAATTTATATTTTTAAAATTATGTTTGGCACGGCGATTGCAACTATATCAGGCACAAAGGCAAAAAGAATTAAAAAGGCAATAACGGATTTTAAAAGGAAACTAACAATGGATAACGTTCTGGTAACAGGCATAGAAAAGACAAAGAGCGATGCTCTCCGCGAGCTGCCGATTCGGGTGATAGCCCAGTCAAGCAGCAAGGGCGCTCTTGATTGTCTCCGCAGGCTGAATATCGATTCGATAATAAGCAACTGGGAGATGCCTGATGCACCGGACGGCCACTTCATCAAGCGTATTAAAGACGCCCTTCCTTCAATGCCGGTAATTGCTGTTGTTGAATCCGGTAACGCTGCACAGGAGATCGCGGCTCGGTGCACCGGTGTCTCGGCTGTTATAACCGACGATATAGAACCGGATGAGTTCCGTGAGCTGATTGCCGAAATGCTCGGCATCGGAATAGAAGCGGTAAGCAATAATTACAAATTGATACTTGGGTCGGCAGAGCCGACTTCGTAAAGAAATACTTTTTTCTTCACTATCTTCTTCAAGTGTGCCAGGTTCGGGCCTATTCGGTTTGGATCTGGCCCGAGAATGACCCGGCAGTTTGCCGGTTATCTATAAAACTTAAAAAGTTAATACTGATTATTAGAAGACAACAATACAAACAACTTCTTCATCTTCTTCTTCAAAACGTGCCGGGGCTGTTCTCAGCACCGGCATTGAAAACAGACGCGAGGGGGGCCTGAAAATAAAATCAGGCTCCCGCGCGATACGATGAATGACAGGGTTTGTTGACAAGATACTTTTTTCTTCACTATCTTCTTCAAGTGTGCCAGGTTCGGGCCTATTCGGTTTGGATCTGGCCCGAGAATAACCCGGCAGTTTGCCGGTTATCTATAAAACTTAAAAAGTTAATACTGATTATTAGAAGACAACAATACAAACAACTTCTTCATCTTCTTCTTCAAAACGTGCCGGGGCTGTTCTCAGCACCGGCATTGAAAACAGACGCGAGGGGGGCCTGAAAATAAAATCAGGCTCCCGCGCGATACGATGAATGACAGGGTTTGTTGACAAGATACTTTTTTCTTCACTATCTTCTTCAAGTGTGCCAGGTTCGGGCCTAATCGGTTTGGATCTGGCCCGAGAATGACCCGGCAGTTTGCCGGTTATCTATAAATAGATTTACAAGTTAATATAAAATGAAGACCACTAACACAACTTCTTTCTCCTTTCACAAGGAAAGTTAAGCGAGGCCTTGAGGGCCCAAATTCAAGGCCTCCTGACTTTCTTTAAAAGAATTAGAGGACATTAACAGGACAATTAAATGATTTCTGTTAAAGGTTTCTGTTTCTTAGGGTTTAAGAAAATGCGTGTTAAATATAAAATACTTTTTTCTTCACTATCTTCTTCAAGTGTGCCAGGTTCGGGCCTATTCGGTTTGGATCTGGCCCGAGAATAACCCGGCCTTTAGCCGGTTATCTATAAATAGATTTACAAGTTAATATAAAATGAAGACCACTAACACAACTTCTTTCTCCTTTCACAAGGAAAGTTAAGTGAGGCCTTGAGGGCCCAAATTCAAGGCCTCCTGACTTTCTTTAAAAGAATTAGAGAGTCATTACAGGATAGATAAATAAATCCTGTTAATCGTTTCTGTTTCTTAGGGTTAAAGAAAATTCGTGTTAAATATAAAATACTTTTTTCTTCACTATCTTCTTCAAGTGTGCCAGGTTCGGGCCTATTCGGTTTGGATCTGGCCCGATAACAAACAGCCGTGGATTGGCTGTAAGGATAAATTTAAGGCATGGCCGAAAGGGTGCGTAGCTCCGAGGTCAAAAAAGCAAAAAAAAAGCAAAAGGCAAAACTCAAAAGAAAGGAATTAGTCATGAAGAGGCAAATAATTCTAGCAATGACATTAGTTCTGGCTGCAAGCACATTTGCAGGTAACGGAATCAGGCTGGCGGACTGGAACGCAGGAGTCCAGGAAAGCCACAGGCTTATGGAAGTAGGCGAGTACATCCCAAGCGTAACCGAAAAAGAGGATATGACAATCAGTTATGTACGGGTTTACAAGTGCGACTACGAGGAAGAACTTAACCTCAAGGAAGACCTCGTAAGCACAACACTGTTTGAAACAGCAAGTGCACCGGATCTCGGTTCCAGCACCACAGCAGTAAACGAGCCGGTAGTAGATGGAAATTACACTCAGGTTCCCGAACCTGCCACAATGGCCCTGCTGGGTCTTGGCGGAGTTCTCCTGAGACGCCGCAAAAGGAGTTAACACGGTAGAAGGAATCCCCCGGGCCGGTTTCAACAAGACTGGCCGGCCCGAGAGTTCCTCGCCACTCCGGCAACCCCCACCGCTCAAACCGAGCAATTATAAGCTAAACTAACGAACCCGTTCTTTACGACAAGTGAATAGCGTCTCTTCCCGGTAAGACAAAAGAATAAGAGATGGCAAAGTTTGTATAGATGTTGATGATATGCTTAAATTTGCCTTTTAAATCCTTTCTTTTGCCTTGCAGGGTGGTCGCCTGAGGTTTATCCACCGCAGGCACCCCCTGTAATTTTGCTCTAAAGTAGTGCAAGCGTCCCCGCTTGTCAGTGTCAGGCTGGAAGCCTAACCTACTAAATGTCAACCGAGGACGGTTGACCTACGTGAGCGGCAAAAGAAACAGAGACACTGTAACGGGAATTACAGATGTCCATACAAAGGATAAAAAGGCTGATTGTAAGCCGGGATAAGAGATAATTAAAACAGCGGTTGGGAAACCGCTTTCAAATGGGAATAAAACGGGAAAGCTCTATGGCTTATCAAGCCTGGGCATATGTCGGACTTCAATGTACCTTCTGATTGCATTGGGAAAAAGAGATAAGATTCATCAACCGTTCCGGGCTCGGGAAAGTCCGGGACGGGTTAGAATCTTAAAAGATTGTTTTTGAAAAGTGAATACTGTACTTCTCTGATAGAAAAGAACAGACGATTGTGTAAAACGCCTGAGGTATCGGGAAATACCATCGGGCGGCGATAGTACCGGATGAAGAAAAGCCGGTAATGTTTGAAAAAGTATATGCTGTGCTCTTCTGATTAGCAGCAGGGAAAAAGAGATTAGATTCTAATCCGGCCCGGGTTCGGGAAAATGCGGGCCGGTAACGAATCTCAAAATTAAAATTGAATAAACTTTAGATTCAGCTGATCATTCTGGATCAGAGAACGGCTTATGCCGCACGGCTTTTCGGGTGTTGAAAAGCAGGGAAGGCTTTTTAATAAAGGCGGCATAAAAAACTGTTCTTAAAGTTACGTGAGTGCAATAAATGGGTGTTCACAACTTTGATCGTCGCAGGGGTAAAACTATGCGGCTAAAAAAGAGCTGCCTGTTTATGCGGGCAGCTCTTTTTTTAATTACGAATTACGAATTACGAAAATCCGCAGATTATCGCAGATTTTAAAAAGTTAAGATTTATGTAGGACAGGCATCCCTGCCTGTCGCTATTGTGTCGGCCAGGGATGGCCGACCTACGCAGAATAAAGATTTGTAGAGAAAATTCACGAATTTTCTCAGATTTAGATAAAGCTCTTTGATAAGTTAAAAATTGAAAAGTTAAAGATAATTACCTTGGTAAATTTTCTGAATGTGATGAAAAGTACAGATGAAAATCGGTTCAGAGATTTATCAAACGACTGCCGGCGGATGCAGCGTGTTGCTGCGTTTTTATAAACAGCCGGATGTCGCGATAAATTTATTTCACGGAGGATTGAAAAATGAAAACTAAATTAAGTGTAATTGTAATGGCTCTGGCGATTGTTTCGTCTCAGTGCTCAGCTATTGTCGTTGACGGCAGAGCAGATGGCAGGGCAGAGGGTTA
Proteins encoded:
- the aroE gene encoding shikimate dehydrogenase, whose protein sequence is MAYLTVPVTANNCSDAAASIDKSIKNGADIIEIRADYIKDISAGELKKLILIIKDSSAASLVTCRKADEGGKNNIPDNNRLEMLLGAVNAGADYIDCEFASYSELGFADPLEKVLQNTGTRLIISAHSFAAPFNNLQKLHDQIIEAAPNCIPKLVYTANHINDTFAMADLLHSSNKDIIGLCMGSAGQWVRLAAGKLGSFLTFASLEKGLESADGQIELYTARNLYRINSQNSETALFGIIADPVAHSKSPLIHNELFITKHCNSVYLPLHVHAGEDKLETFLDSIAQRPYLGFRGFSVTLPHKMTAYNYLSSRGYDIDKLADKVGAVNTLLLNRGRYSGYNTDCRGALQAIESSSRIQSRDELKKCKTLILGAGGVARAVAAALTELGTEVTICNRTEEKAAQLAGIFKCKYIPADKLSKETLKRITLIVNCTSLGMDPNINGTPLAKELIPKNATVFDTVYNPKHTKLLQDAVNAGAEPVTGDTMFIEQAILQQQLFSGFAADQIRGEMYRIFS
- a CDS encoding response regulator, whose protein sequence is MDNVLVTGIEKTKSDALRELPIRVIAQSSSKGALDCLRRLNIDSIISNWEMPDAPDGHFIKRIKDALPSMPVIAVVESGNAAQEIAARCTGVSAVITDDIEPDEFRELIAEMLGIGIEAVSNNYKLILGSAEPTS
- a CDS encoding PEP-CTERM sorting domain-containing protein, with the translated sequence MKRQIILAMTLVLAASTFAGNGIRLADWNAGVQESHRLMEVGEYIPSVTEKEDMTISYVRVYKCDYEEELNLKEDLVSTTLFETASAPDLGSSTTAVNEPVVDGNYTQVPEPATMALLGLGGVLLRRRKRS